From the genome of Streptomyces sp. NBC_01317, one region includes:
- a CDS encoding LCP family protein: MSRRSRVRFTLRAVALTVLVGTGLGCAPSAVPRVERTDVFGSLDNRPEAGPGMNILLVGTDGRETVTPYEKRVYRMGGIACDCTDTMMLVHVSGSRDRVSVVSLPRDSYARIPAHRDRRDGRPRPERAAKLNAAYQQGGPALAVRTVERMTGVHIDRYLQLTFRSFINTVDTLGGVGICTTRHLKDPSTALDLAPGTSEAKGSRALQYVRSRKVDRTADFGRIQRQQRFLVGVLRRMARDDTARDPSRMKALVAALLGGSGAVRVDRGFSAAELLTLALQLRDLPPAATEFATVPVSGFRKRIPGVGETLQWDTRKSRSVFAALRADEPLGAAGLDAPPPGTWHESEYVPVSGVALDCG; the protein is encoded by the coding sequence GTGTCCAGACGATCCCGCGTCCGCTTCACCCTCCGGGCCGTGGCCCTGACCGTGCTCGTCGGCACGGGCCTCGGCTGCGCCCCGTCCGCCGTACCGCGGGTCGAACGGACAGACGTCTTCGGCAGTCTCGACAACCGCCCCGAGGCCGGTCCCGGGATGAACATCCTGCTGGTGGGCACGGACGGCCGGGAGACCGTCACACCGTACGAGAAACGTGTGTACCGGATGGGCGGGATCGCCTGCGACTGTACGGACACGATGATGCTCGTCCATGTCTCGGGCAGCCGTGACCGCGTCAGTGTCGTCAGCCTGCCGAGGGATTCGTACGCGCGGATCCCCGCCCACCGCGACCGCCGCGACGGACGGCCGCGCCCGGAGCGTGCCGCCAAGCTGAACGCGGCCTACCAGCAGGGCGGCCCGGCGCTCGCCGTACGGACGGTGGAGCGGATGACCGGCGTCCACATCGACCGCTATCTGCAACTCACCTTCCGCAGCTTCATCAACACCGTCGACACGCTGGGCGGGGTCGGCATCTGTACGACACGCCACCTCAAGGATCCGTCGACCGCGCTGGACCTGGCGCCGGGCACGTCGGAGGCGAAGGGGAGCCGGGCCCTTCAGTACGTACGGTCCAGGAAGGTCGACCGGACGGCCGACTTCGGCCGGATCCAGCGGCAGCAGCGGTTCCTGGTCGGGGTGTTGCGGCGGATGGCCCGCGACGACACGGCGCGGGACCCGTCCCGGATGAAGGCGCTGGTCGCGGCGCTGCTGGGTGGATCAGGCGCCGTACGGGTCGACCGCGGCTTCTCGGCGGCGGAGCTGCTGACGCTGGCGCTCCAGCTGCGCGATCTGCCCCCGGCGGCGACGGAGTTCGCGACCGTACCGGTCAGCGGGTTCAGGAAGCGCATCCCCGGCGTCGGCGAGACGCTCCAGTGGGACACCCGCAAGTCCCGGTCCGTCTTCGCCGCCCTGCGCGCCGACGAGCCCCTCGGGGCCGCGGGCCTGGACGCCCCGCCGCCCGGCACCTGGCACGAGAGCGAGTACGTCCCGGTGTCGGGCGTGGCTCTGGACTGCGGCTAA
- a CDS encoding rodlin has translation MNKLWATAAVAASLVGASAAVASPALAVGNDTGTTSFSGNGAEQAFGNSATHGDMSPQLSLVQGSLNKPCIGLPAKVNAGSLIGLVPIAVQDINVLSSPQNQQCTENSTQAKGDEPLSHILDDIPVLSGNGVGNN, from the coding sequence ATGAACAAGCTGTGGGCAACCGCTGCTGTAGCGGCATCGCTCGTCGGGGCCTCGGCCGCCGTCGCGTCGCCGGCCCTGGCCGTCGGGAACGACACGGGCACGACGTCGTTCAGTGGTAACGGTGCCGAGCAGGCCTTCGGTAACTCCGCGACCCACGGGGACATGAGCCCGCAGCTCAGCCTCGTCCAGGGTTCGCTGAACAAGCCCTGCATCGGCCTGCCCGCCAAGGTCAACGCCGGTTCGCTCATCGGCCTCGTCCCGATCGCGGTCCAGGACATCAACGTCCTGTCCTCGCCGCAGAACCAGCAGTGCACCGAGAACTCGACCCAGGCGAAGGGCGACGAGCCGCTGTCGCACATCCTGGACGACATCCCGGTCCTGTCCGGCAACGGCGTCGGCAACAACTAA
- a CDS encoding VOC family protein has product MATKWTLTIDCAHPAELARFWALALGYDEKPPPTGFASWEEWFAHHGVPEEEWDEGAYLSDPDGVGPSISFLQVPEAKVAKNRLHLDVQVGGGRETPWEIRWPRVTAAVERLTAAGATVIRQDELQGRPDHVVMADPEGNEFCLV; this is encoded by the coding sequence ATGGCCACCAAGTGGACCTTGACCATCGACTGCGCGCACCCGGCCGAACTGGCGCGGTTCTGGGCGCTGGCGCTCGGGTACGACGAGAAGCCGCCGCCCACGGGGTTCGCGAGCTGGGAGGAGTGGTTCGCGCACCACGGCGTGCCGGAGGAGGAGTGGGACGAGGGTGCCTACCTGTCCGACCCGGACGGAGTGGGACCCAGCATCTCCTTCCTCCAGGTGCCGGAGGCGAAGGTCGCGAAGAACCGGCTCCACCTGGACGTCCAGGTCGGCGGCGGCCGTGAGACCCCCTGGGAGATCCGCTGGCCCCGGGTGACGGCGGCGGTGGAGCGCCTGACGGCCGCCGGCGCCACGGTCATCCGCCAGGACGAACTCCAGGGTCGGCCCGATCACGTGGTGATGGCAGATCCTGAGGGGAATGAGTTCTGCCTGGTGTGA
- a CDS encoding DNA polymerase III subunit beta family protein: MPNSELMPIGFFAQRSGLTSSALRFYADSGLLPPAEIDPVSGYRYYSADQVARATALRRLREIAMPLAGIEAVLGSGADEASRLLDEHVSRVVEDAAAAHRKAAVIKSALGKAPGLTMTAMKGPVLADAVEQVLTATAHEPGMPVLGGLHIEVSHDAITLTATDRYRLSTRTLVPAEPPTRNWTGTVNGDELRAAVGEIRRSALVRLEAVPYGIWLRVAGREDRHCRLLTEEFPDHRQMLASLGEITTRTTVSKELLLRALEEHPGERLALHIASHEVNVLSADAVDDGHAHHPLPATTTGPPLRISFELTTLYPAVSTAIGPDVMLDLRGDDQPVTLRSAARGDLTTLAMPIKSAPAE; encoded by the coding sequence GTGCCTAATTCTGAGTTGATGCCGATCGGGTTCTTTGCCCAGCGCAGTGGTCTGACCTCCAGCGCGCTGCGGTTCTACGCCGACTCCGGGCTGCTGCCCCCCGCCGAAATCGACCCGGTCTCGGGTTACCGCTACTACAGCGCCGACCAGGTGGCACGCGCCACCGCGCTGCGCCGGCTCCGGGAGATCGCCATGCCCCTCGCCGGCATCGAGGCGGTACTCGGTTCCGGGGCCGACGAGGCGTCCCGGCTGCTCGACGAGCATGTGTCGAGAGTCGTCGAAGACGCGGCGGCGGCACACCGTAAGGCCGCCGTCATCAAGTCCGCGCTCGGCAAGGCGCCAGGTCTCACGATGACGGCGATGAAGGGTCCCGTACTCGCGGATGCCGTCGAGCAGGTCCTCACCGCGACCGCCCACGAGCCCGGGATGCCGGTTCTCGGCGGTCTGCACATCGAGGTGAGTCATGACGCGATCACTCTGACCGCGACCGACCGTTACCGGCTCTCCACCCGAACCCTGGTGCCGGCCGAACCACCGACGCGGAACTGGACCGGCACGGTCAACGGCGACGAACTGCGCGCCGCCGTCGGCGAGATCCGCCGCAGCGCGCTGGTGCGACTCGAAGCGGTGCCGTACGGGATCTGGCTCCGCGTGGCCGGCCGGGAGGACCGGCATTGCCGGTTGCTGACCGAGGAGTTCCCCGACCACCGCCAGATGCTCGCCTCGCTGGGCGAGATCACCACCCGTACGACGGTCTCGAAGGAACTGCTCCTGCGAGCCCTGGAAGAACACCCCGGCGAGCGCCTGGCGCTGCACATCGCCTCCCACGAAGTGAACGTCCTCTCAGCGGACGCGGTGGACGACGGACACGCCCACCACCCCCTCCCGGCCACCACCACCGGCCCCCCACTCCGCATCTCCTTCGAACTGACCACGCTCTACCCCGCCGTGAGCACCGCCATCGGCCCCGACGTCATGCTCGACCTGAGAGGGGACGACCAACCCGTCACCCTCCGCTCCGCCGCCCGAGGTGACCTCACCACCCTCGCCATGCCGATCAAGTCCGCCCCCGCCGAGTGA
- a CDS encoding DUF397 domain-containing protein — translation MISNHEWVKSTYSGGDGGNCIEWSPTYAATHHTVPVRDSKNPTGPTLMLTPAAWTAFLTLVTDPN, via the coding sequence ATGATCAGCAACCACGAGTGGGTCAAGAGCACATACAGCGGCGGCGACGGCGGCAACTGCATCGAGTGGTCCCCCACCTACGCGGCAACCCACCACACCGTCCCGGTCCGGGACAGCAAAAACCCCACCGGCCCCACCCTCATGCTCACCCCCGCCGCCTGGACGGCCTTCCTCACCCTCGTCACCGACCCAAACTGA
- a CDS encoding nuclear transport factor 2 family protein, producing the protein MQEETARAAIDTFISAFNALEDSYVTALLSQALTSDVVFWGPLGRSEGIEAVERFVLDVRKHPAGPGSMVRCSAVDMPDEWARYQWVFATPDGGPRLAGTDVVHLRRSLIDQIIVFAGETEPSTA; encoded by the coding sequence ATGCAGGAAGAGACAGCGCGGGCCGCGATCGACACGTTCATTTCCGCCTTCAACGCCTTGGAGGACAGCTATGTGACGGCTCTGCTCTCCCAGGCACTCACGTCGGACGTGGTCTTCTGGGGGCCGTTGGGCCGCAGTGAGGGGATCGAGGCCGTCGAGCGGTTCGTACTGGACGTCCGGAAGCACCCGGCGGGGCCCGGTTCGATGGTGCGCTGTTCGGCGGTGGACATGCCGGACGAGTGGGCCCGTTACCAGTGGGTCTTCGCCACGCCTGACGGAGGCCCCCGCCTGGCGGGAACCGACGTCGTCCATCTACGGCGGAGCCTTATCGACCAGATCATCGTGTTCGCCGGAGAGACCGAACCGTCCACCGCGTGA
- a CDS encoding DUF397 domain-containing protein has protein sequence MTTIHQWVKSTYSGGEGGDCVEWSPTYAATHHTVPVRDSKNPTGPTLMVSATAWTALLSLVTDGN, from the coding sequence ATGACCACCATCCACCAATGGGTCAAGAGCACATACAGCGGCGGCGAAGGCGGCGACTGCGTCGAGTGGTCCCCCACCTACGCGGCAACGCACCACACCGTCCCGGTGCGGGACAGCAAGAACCCCACCGGCCCCACCCTCATGGTCTCCGCCACAGCCTGGACAGCCCTGCTGTCCCTCGTGACGGACGGAAACTGA
- a CDS encoding helix-turn-helix domain-containing protein has product MSEAAVEESAEPQDGAAFFGNEVRHAREFAGMTQEQLADATHYKRPYVSKVESGTLLASQQFADACDRVFGTPGSFGRLRRRVSERGHPGWFIPYVKLEQAAKTISNYSNAFIPGLLQTPAYAEATFRATHPREDDEQISSRVQARLHRREVMERAEPPLLWVILHESVLHTVVGGRTTMADQLRHLATQATTPHVTVQVLPFTAGAPASSLPFILLTLPDAAPVMYSEARGLGHVTDSVAAVESAQATYDRLRAAALSPDDSLALIRKITEDHAK; this is encoded by the coding sequence ATGAGCGAGGCCGCCGTCGAGGAATCCGCCGAACCGCAGGACGGAGCGGCGTTCTTCGGAAACGAGGTCAGGCACGCGAGGGAGTTCGCGGGAATGACCCAGGAACAACTGGCCGACGCGACGCACTACAAGCGCCCGTACGTGTCAAAGGTCGAGAGCGGCACGCTGCTGGCGTCGCAGCAGTTCGCGGACGCGTGTGACCGGGTCTTCGGAACGCCCGGCAGCTTCGGCCGGCTGAGGCGGCGGGTGAGCGAGCGCGGACATCCGGGCTGGTTCATCCCGTACGTGAAGCTGGAGCAGGCGGCGAAGACAATCTCGAACTATTCCAACGCCTTCATCCCGGGGTTGTTGCAGACACCGGCTTACGCAGAGGCCACCTTCCGGGCGACGCATCCCCGCGAGGACGACGAGCAAATCAGCTCTCGCGTGCAAGCGCGCCTGCACCGCCGCGAGGTGATGGAACGCGCGGAGCCGCCTCTGCTGTGGGTCATCCTCCACGAGAGTGTGCTTCACACCGTGGTCGGCGGTCGTACCACCATGGCCGACCAACTGAGGCACTTGGCCACGCAGGCCACAACACCTCATGTCACAGTGCAGGTGCTCCCGTTCACGGCGGGTGCCCCGGCTTCCAGCCTTCCCTTTATCCTACTAACGCTGCCCGACGCGGCACCCGTCATGTACTCGGAGGCAAGGGGACTCGGCCACGTAACCGACTCGGTGGCAGCTGTGGAAAGCGCGCAAGCCACGTACGACCGGCTTCGTGCAGCGGCTCTCTCACCGGACGACTCGCTGGCCCTCATCCGCAAGATCACGGAGGATCACGCCAAATGA
- a CDS encoding HAD family acid phosphatase has product MSTTVRGRRLGAAVATATLVALAGATDAQASTPAPAPAAATAAAVDYATWQANVRKVTDEARPYLEQRIADGTGERQAIVLDIDNTSLETYFSPFPPSPAVAPTLDLARYADAHGVAVFFITARPDFIGWVTKPNLTSVGYPVTGLYERSIGDLFGDAGTYKAAKRADIESRGYTIIANIGNNTSDFVGGHAEKTFKLPDYDGALS; this is encoded by the coding sequence ATGTCAACGACTGTGCGAGGCCGCCGACTTGGCGCCGCCGTCGCGACGGCCACCCTCGTCGCACTGGCCGGCGCGACGGACGCCCAGGCGTCCACACCGGCCCCGGCACCCGCCGCCGCGACCGCCGCCGCCGTCGACTACGCCACCTGGCAGGCCAACGTACGCAAGGTGACGGACGAGGCCCGCCCGTACCTCGAACAGCGCATCGCCGACGGCACCGGCGAAAGGCAGGCGATCGTCCTGGACATCGACAACACCTCCCTGGAGACCTACTTCTCCCCCTTCCCGCCCTCGCCCGCCGTCGCCCCCACCCTCGACCTGGCCCGCTACGCCGACGCCCACGGCGTGGCGGTCTTCTTCATCACCGCGCGCCCGGACTTCATCGGCTGGGTGACCAAGCCGAACCTGACGTCCGTCGGCTATCCCGTCACCGGTCTGTACGAGCGCAGCATCGGCGACCTCTTCGGCGACGCGGGCACGTACAAGGCGGCGAAGAGAGCCGACATCGAAAGCCGCGGCTACACGATCATCGCCAACATAGGCAACAACACCTCCGACTTCGTGGGCGGCCACGCGGAGAAGACGTTCAAGCTCCCCGACTACGACGGCGCGCTCTCCTGA
- a CDS encoding exodeoxyribonuclease III, producing MLTVTSVNVNGLRAAAKKGFVEWLAGTSAEVVCLQEVRAEPEQLPAGVREPAGWHTVHAPAAAKGRAGVSLYTRREPERTRIGFGSAEFDTSGRYVEVDLPGVTVASLYLPSGEVGTVRQDEKYRFMDEFLVHLEQLRKRAAADGREVLVCGDWNIAHTPADLKNWKANAKSSGFLPEERAWLTRVFDEVGYVDVVRAQHPDQEGPYSWWSYRGRAFDNDTGWRIDLHAATPGLAERTVKAYVERAATHGERWSDHAPVTVVFDL from the coding sequence GTGCTGACCGTGACAAGCGTGAACGTGAATGGCCTCCGCGCCGCCGCCAAGAAGGGGTTCGTGGAGTGGCTCGCCGGGACCTCCGCCGAGGTGGTGTGCCTCCAGGAGGTACGGGCCGAGCCGGAGCAGCTGCCCGCCGGCGTACGGGAGCCGGCGGGCTGGCACACCGTGCACGCGCCGGCCGCGGCGAAGGGCCGGGCGGGGGTGTCGCTGTACACGCGGCGGGAGCCGGAACGTACCCGGATCGGCTTCGGCAGCGCGGAGTTCGACACGAGCGGGCGGTACGTGGAGGTCGATCTGCCCGGGGTGACGGTGGCCAGCCTCTATCTGCCCTCGGGCGAGGTGGGGACCGTACGGCAGGACGAGAAGTACCGGTTCATGGACGAGTTCCTCGTCCACCTGGAGCAGCTGCGGAAGCGGGCGGCGGCGGACGGGCGCGAGGTGCTGGTCTGCGGCGACTGGAACATCGCCCACACCCCGGCAGACCTCAAGAACTGGAAGGCCAACGCCAAGTCCTCCGGGTTCCTCCCCGAGGAACGCGCCTGGCTGACCCGGGTCTTCGACGAGGTCGGGTACGTGGACGTCGTACGGGCCCAGCACCCGGACCAGGAGGGCCCGTACTCCTGGTGGTCGTACCGCGGCCGCGCCTTCGACAACGACACGGGCTGGCGCATCGACCTCCACGCGGCGACCCCCGGCCTGGCGGAGCGCACGGTGAAGGCGTACGTGGAGCGCGCGGCGACACACGGGGAGCGCTGGAGCGACCACGCCCCGGTGACGGTGGTCTTCGACCTCTAG
- a CDS encoding MerR family transcriptional regulator, whose protein sequence is MDDLAREAGITVRTVRFYRERGLLSPPRREGRIAWYDDRHLARLRTIAALLERGHTLSGIADLAATFEAAQAPGGFASALGLNEPPTEETPVRLSPEELADHFEGEVTPENLAAALDLGYLAVDGNDIVHISRRLLDASAALVREGVPLAAVLAAAVEVRAHATALADLFTTTLQTHTTHANPTTLRPLAQTVVEAELSMALDRRLRRPRQPQD, encoded by the coding sequence ATGGACGACCTGGCCCGCGAGGCGGGCATCACGGTGCGCACCGTGCGCTTCTACCGCGAGCGCGGCCTGCTCAGCCCGCCGCGCCGCGAGGGCAGGATCGCCTGGTACGACGACCGGCACCTGGCCCGACTCCGCACGATCGCCGCCCTGTTGGAACGCGGCCACACCCTCAGCGGCATCGCGGACCTGGCGGCGACCTTCGAGGCGGCCCAGGCCCCCGGCGGCTTCGCCTCCGCACTCGGCCTGAACGAACCCCCCACCGAGGAGACCCCGGTCCGCCTCTCCCCCGAGGAGCTGGCCGACCACTTCGAGGGCGAGGTCACCCCGGAGAACCTCGCCGCGGCCCTGGACCTCGGCTACCTGGCCGTGGACGGCAACGACATCGTCCACATCAGCCGCCGCCTCCTGGACGCCTCCGCGGCCCTGGTCCGCGAGGGCGTCCCCCTGGCGGCGGTCCTGGCAGCGGCGGTAGAGGTCCGCGCCCACGCGACGGCCCTGGCCGACCTCTTCACCACCACACTCCAAACCCACACCACCCACGCAAACCCCACCACCCTCCGCCCCCTGGCCCAGACCGTGGTGGAAGCGGAACTGTCCATGGCCCTGGACCGCAGACTGCGCCGACCGCGACAGCCCCAGGACTGA
- a CDS encoding flavin-containing monooxygenase, translated as MVVGQHVRHVRVAVIGSGFGGLGAAVRLRREGITDFVVLERAGSVGGTWRDNAYPGCACDVPSHLYSFSFAPEPDWPRTFSGQPYIRAYLERIADTFGVRPHLRFHHEVEKVRWDGEALRWEVTTSRADFTADVVVSAGGALSDPQVPDVPGLDTFPGEVFHSARWDHGLELRGKRVAVIGTGASAIQIVPAIQPEVERLTVFQRTPPWVMPRTDRAISWVERRLHRAFPATGALRRQFLWGVRELQVGAFTKRPELLGGVELLAKANMARSVKDPALRAALTPSYRIGCKRILLSSTYYPALARPNVDVVASGLAEVRGSTLIAADGTEAEADVIIFGTGFHVTDVPIAERVVGAGGVTLAEAWKNGMEGLRGTTAAGFPNWMMITGPNTGLGNSSMILMIEAQLNYLADYLRQLGQVGGLGGGRAALDARVFAVGAWNRRVQERMTRTVWNTGGCTSWYLDANGRNTTIWPGTTREFRRETRAVDLAEYDVIRAGDGGAAPQQAATKETVR; from the coding sequence GTGGTTGTCGGTCAGCACGTGCGGCACGTACGCGTTGCGGTCATCGGGTCGGGATTCGGGGGCCTCGGGGCCGCCGTCCGGTTGCGGCGTGAGGGGATCACCGACTTCGTGGTCCTGGAGCGGGCCGGATCGGTCGGCGGGACCTGGCGGGACAACGCCTATCCGGGGTGCGCGTGTGATGTGCCCTCCCACCTCTACTCGTTCTCGTTCGCGCCCGAACCCGACTGGCCGCGCACGTTCTCCGGGCAGCCGTACATCCGGGCCTATCTGGAACGGATCGCCGACACCTTCGGGGTCCGGCCGCATCTGCGGTTCCACCACGAGGTGGAGAAGGTCCGGTGGGACGGGGAGGCGCTGCGTTGGGAAGTCACCACCTCCCGAGCGGACTTCACCGCCGACGTGGTCGTGTCGGCCGGCGGGGCGCTGTCCGATCCCCAGGTGCCGGACGTGCCGGGGCTGGACACGTTCCCGGGGGAGGTCTTCCATTCCGCCCGCTGGGACCACGGCCTCGAACTGCGCGGCAAGCGTGTCGCCGTGATCGGCACCGGGGCCTCCGCCATTCAGATCGTGCCCGCCATCCAGCCGGAGGTGGAGCGGTTGACGGTCTTTCAGCGGACCCCGCCGTGGGTCATGCCCCGTACCGACCGGGCCATCTCGTGGGTCGAGCGTCGGCTGCATCGCGCGTTCCCCGCCACCGGTGCCCTCCGGCGTCAATTCCTCTGGGGTGTACGGGAGTTGCAGGTGGGGGCTTTTACGAAGCGGCCGGAGCTGCTGGGGGGCGTGGAGCTGCTGGCCAAGGCCAACATGGCCAGAAGCGTCAAGGACCCCGCGCTGCGGGCCGCGTTGACCCCCTCGTACCGCATCGGCTGCAAGCGCATCCTGCTCTCCAGCACGTACTACCCGGCGCTGGCGCGGCCCAACGTGGACGTCGTCGCCTCGGGGCTGGCGGAGGTGCGCGGGTCGACGCTCATCGCGGCCGACGGGACGGAGGCGGAGGCGGACGTGATCATCTTCGGGACCGGCTTCCACGTGACGGACGTCCCGATCGCCGAGCGGGTGGTGGGGGCGGGCGGAGTCACGCTGGCCGAGGCGTGGAAGAACGGCATGGAGGGGCTGCGCGGGACGACGGCGGCCGGGTTCCCCAACTGGATGATGATCACCGGGCCGAACACCGGGCTCGGGAACTCCTCGATGATTCTGATGATCGAGGCTCAGCTGAACTATCTGGCCGATTATCTGCGGCAGTTGGGGCAGGTGGGTGGCCTCGGTGGGGGGCGTGCCGCCCTCGACGCCCGCGTCTTTGCCGTCGGCGCCTGGAACCGCCGGGTGCAGGAGCGGATGACCCGGACCGTCTGGAACACCGGCGGCTGCACCAGCTGGTATCTGGACGCCAACGGCCGCAACACCACCATCTGGCCGGGCACCACACGCGAGTTCCGCCGTGAGACCCGGGCTGTCGACCTGGCCGAGTACGACGTGATCCGCGCCGGTGACGGCGGCGCGGCGCCCCAGCAGGCCGCCACGAAGGAGACCGTCCGATGA
- a CDS encoding alpha/beta fold hydrolase, whose amino-acid sequence MSPLPTSTRRALTAVSADGSRIHVEVYGSEGRPAVVLAHGWTCSTRFWSAQTAELAAGHRVIVYDQRGHGRTVFPGPDACTADALADDLEAVLTATLAPGERAVLAGHSMGGMTIMAAARRPVLREHAAAVLLCSTGSSGLVAESRVLPLRAGRLRTRLTRVVLGSRAPLGPVTPLSRRILRYATMGPATAPDRVARCARIVHACGRRARVAWSHVLDTLDLDMYVRELRVPTAVLVGTADRMTPPVHARALAAALPDCTGLTVLPGVGHMTPVEAPEAVTGAIRGLVVAYLGAEGSPAADERTADASTTEDVA is encoded by the coding sequence ATGAGCCCCTTGCCCACGTCCACCCGCCGTGCGCTGACCGCCGTCTCCGCCGACGGGTCGCGGATCCATGTGGAGGTGTACGGCTCCGAGGGTCGGCCCGCAGTCGTGCTCGCTCACGGGTGGACCTGCTCGACCCGTTTCTGGTCGGCGCAGACGGCCGAACTCGCCGCCGGTCACCGGGTGATCGTCTACGACCAGCGGGGGCACGGGCGGACCGTGTTCCCCGGCCCCGATGCCTGTACCGCCGACGCTCTCGCCGACGACCTGGAAGCGGTCCTCACCGCGACGCTCGCGCCGGGCGAGCGGGCCGTGCTCGCCGGGCACTCCATGGGCGGCATGACGATCATGGCCGCCGCCCGGCGGCCGGTCCTCCGGGAGCACGCGGCGGCTGTGTTGTTGTGCAGTACGGGCAGCTCGGGGCTGGTCGCGGAGTCGCGGGTGCTGCCGTTGCGCGCCGGGCGGCTGCGGACGCGGCTCACCCGGGTGGTGTTGGGGTCGCGGGCCCCGTTGGGTCCGGTCACACCGCTCTCCCGGCGGATCCTGCGCTACGCGACGATGGGTCCCGCCACCGCGCCGGACCGGGTCGCGCGGTGTGCGCGGATCGTGCACGCGTGCGGGCGGCGGGCGCGTGTCGCGTGGTCGCACGTGCTCGACACGCTCGATCTCGACATGTACGTACGGGAGTTGAGGGTGCCCACGGCCGTCCTGGTGGGGACCGCCGACCGGATGACCCCGCCCGTACACGCGCGGGCGCTGGCCGCCGCGCTGCCCGACTGCACCGGGCTGACCGTCCTGCCGGGGGTGGGGCACATGACGCCGGTGGAGGCGCCGGAGGCGGTGACGGGGGCGATTCGAGGGTTGGTTGTCGCGTATCTGGGGGCGGAGGGCTCCCCCGCGGCCGACGAACGTACCGCCGACGCCAGTACGACGGAGGACGTGGCATGA
- a CDS encoding SDR family oxidoreductase yields the protein MSRTGSNRLEGQVAVVTGAARGVGEHLARKLSARGARVALVGLEEDELKRVAGRLHGDAGHWYADVTDHTAMARVAGEVKERFGKVDLVVANAGVASGGPFVDSDPDAWRRVVEVNLIGGAVTARAFLPVLLESRGYFLQIASLAALTPAPMMTAYCASKAGAEAFAHSLRAEVGYRGVRVGVGYLSWTDTDMVRGADEDEVMRELRRRLPWPASRTYPLGPAVDRLVAGIERRSAHVYGQGWLRGMQSVRGYLPGLIATVGRREMRRFGPRLDGVRTGLVGAGGAADERGRTLRN from the coding sequence ATGAGCCGTACCGGATCGAACCGTCTCGAAGGACAGGTCGCCGTCGTCACCGGCGCGGCGCGCGGCGTGGGGGAACACCTCGCCCGCAAGCTCTCCGCCCGTGGCGCGCGGGTCGCGCTGGTGGGGCTGGAGGAGGACGAGCTGAAGCGGGTTGCGGGGCGGCTGCACGGTGACGCCGGCCACTGGTACGCGGACGTCACCGACCACACCGCGATGGCCCGGGTGGCCGGGGAGGTCAAGGAGCGCTTCGGGAAGGTGGACCTCGTCGTCGCGAACGCGGGGGTGGCGTCCGGGGGGCCGTTCGTGGACTCCGACCCGGACGCGTGGCGGCGGGTCGTGGAGGTGAACCTGATCGGGGGCGCGGTGACGGCGCGGGCGTTCCTGCCGGTGCTGCTGGAGAGCCGGGGCTACTTCCTCCAGATCGCGTCGCTGGCCGCGCTCACCCCTGCGCCGATGATGACCGCGTACTGCGCGTCCAAGGCGGGGGCGGAGGCCTTCGCGCACAGCCTGCGCGCCGAGGTCGGGTACCGGGGGGTGCGGGTCGGTGTCGGGTATCTGTCCTGGACGGACACCGACATGGTGCGGGGCGCGGACGAGGACGAGGTGATGCGGGAACTGCGGCGGCGGCTGCCGTGGCCGGCCAGCCGTACGTATCCGCTCGGCCCGGCCGTGGACCGGCTCGTCGCGGGGATCGAGCGGCGGTCCGCGCATGTGTACGGACAGGGGTGGCTGCGGGGGATGCAGTCCGTCCGGGGGTATCTGCCCGGGTTGATCGCCACGGTGGGGCGGCGCGAGATGCGGCGCTTCGGGCCCCGGCTGGACGGGGTGCGTACGGGGCTGGTGGGGGCGGGCGGGGCGGCGGACGAGCGGGGCCGTACGCTGCGTAACTGA